The proteins below come from a single Malus domestica chromosome 03, GDT2T_hap1 genomic window:
- the LOC139194540 gene encoding large ribosomal subunit protein eL38z/eL38y — MPKQIHEIKDFLLTARRKDARNVKIKRTKDAVKFKVRCSKYLYTLCVFDSEKADKLKQSLPPGLNVQDL, encoded by the coding sequence ATGCCGAAGCAGATCCATGAGATCAAGGATTTCCTTCTAACTGCAAGAAGGAAGGATGCCCGCAATGTCAAAATCAAGAGGACCAAGGATGCTGTCAAGTTCAAGGTTCGGTGCTCCAAGTACctttacacactttgtgtgtttgATTCTGAGAAGGCCGACAAGTTGAAGCAATCTCTTCCTCCAGGTTTGAACGTTCAGGACCTTTGA